The following coding sequences are from one Geothrix sp. window:
- a CDS encoding O-acetylhomoserine aminocarboxypropyltransferase/cysteine synthase family protein, with product MSAAQPNFETIALHGGQVADSDTKSRAVPIYQTTSYVFDSAEHGAALFNLSVPGNIYTRIMNPTQAVLETRVAQLEGGIAGLAVASGQAAITLTFNTLLRNGDHIVAGDNLYGGTYNLLHHTLPRTGIDTTFVDSKNPEAFRAAIKPQTRAIYIEALGNPKLDVPEFEAIAVIAKAAGIPLIVDNTLPSPYLLNPLALGANIVVHSATKFLGGHGTSVAGVIVDGGTFDWKNGKFPEFTEPFAAYHGAVLADLAGPAAFITKARIEGLRDTGAAISPFNAFLILQGIETLHLRLQRHGENALAIAQWLEKHPKVAWVNYPGLATNANHAAAARYFRKGAGFGGILTFGVKGGLEAGKAVINGVQLFSRLANVGDAKSLIIHPASTTHQQLSSAEREATGVTEDLIRLSVGLENISDLIEDLEAALQKA from the coding sequence ATGAGCGCCGCGCAACCCAACTTCGAAACCATCGCCCTCCACGGCGGCCAGGTCGCGGACAGCGACACCAAGAGCCGGGCGGTGCCCATCTACCAGACCACGAGCTACGTGTTCGACTCCGCCGAGCATGGCGCCGCGCTCTTCAACCTGTCGGTGCCCGGCAACATCTACACCCGCATCATGAACCCCACCCAGGCCGTTCTGGAGACGCGCGTGGCCCAGCTGGAGGGTGGCATTGCCGGCCTGGCCGTGGCCTCGGGCCAGGCGGCCATCACCCTGACCTTCAACACGCTGCTCCGCAACGGCGACCACATCGTGGCGGGCGACAACCTCTATGGCGGAACCTACAACCTGCTGCACCACACCCTGCCCCGCACGGGCATCGACACCACGTTCGTGGACTCGAAGAACCCCGAAGCCTTCCGGGCCGCCATCAAACCCCAGACCCGCGCCATCTACATCGAGGCCCTGGGCAATCCCAAGCTGGACGTGCCGGAGTTCGAGGCCATCGCTGTCATCGCCAAGGCCGCGGGCATCCCCCTCATCGTGGACAACACGCTGCCCAGCCCCTACCTCCTGAACCCGCTGGCGCTGGGCGCCAACATCGTGGTGCACAGCGCGACGAAGTTCCTGGGCGGCCACGGCACCTCGGTGGCGGGCGTCATCGTGGACGGCGGCACTTTCGACTGGAAGAACGGCAAGTTCCCCGAGTTCACGGAGCCCTTCGCCGCCTACCACGGCGCCGTGCTGGCGGACCTGGCCGGGCCCGCCGCCTTCATCACCAAGGCCCGCATCGAGGGCCTGCGCGACACCGGCGCCGCCATCAGTCCCTTCAACGCCTTCCTCATCCTGCAGGGCATCGAGACCCTGCACCTGCGCCTGCAGCGCCACGGCGAGAACGCCCTGGCCATCGCCCAGTGGCTGGAGAAGCACCCCAAGGTGGCCTGGGTGAACTACCCCGGGCTGGCGACCAACGCGAACCATGCTGCGGCGGCCCGCTACTTCCGCAAGGGTGCGGGCTTCGGCGGCATCCTCACCTTCGGCGTGAAGGGCGGACTGGAGGCCGGCAAGGCCGTCATCAACGGCGTCCAGCTCTTCTCGCGCCTGGCCAACGTGGGCGACGCCAAGAGCCTCATCATCCACCCCGCCAGCACCACCCACCAGCAGCTGTCCTCGGCCGAACGGGAGGCCACGGGCGTCACCGAGGATCTCATCCGCCTCTCCGTGGGCCTGGAGAACATCTCGGATCTCATCGAGGACCTCGAAGCCGCACTGCAGAAGGCCTGA
- the metA gene encoding homoserine O-acetyltransferase MetA, with amino-acid sequence MPVKIPASLPARDVLEAENVFLIEESRALHQDIRPLRIAILNLMPTKVATETQLLRLLGNTPLQVEVTLLHMASHASKNTSAEHLLEHYVSFEEVRHQTFDGLIVTGAPVETLPFEEVDYWPELTQILDWARTNVFSCLFICWGAQAALHRYYGIPKHPLPEKMFGVFPHHLRVANERLVQGFDDVFYAPHSRHTETRRADIQAEPRLVLLAESDEAGVYLVQSADRRLAFVTGHSEYDPCTLQGEYARDLGKGLPIGIPQNYFPEDDPTRPPQVRWRGHSNLLFSNWLNYFVYQETPFDLGLSAVEGGKA; translated from the coding sequence ATGCCCGTCAAGATCCCAGCCTCCCTGCCGGCCCGCGACGTGCTCGAGGCGGAGAACGTGTTCCTCATCGAGGAATCCCGCGCACTCCACCAGGACATCCGCCCCCTGCGCATCGCCATCCTCAACCTGATGCCCACCAAGGTGGCCACGGAGACTCAGCTGCTCCGCCTGCTGGGTAACACGCCCCTGCAGGTGGAGGTGACGCTCCTGCACATGGCCTCCCACGCGTCGAAGAACACCTCCGCCGAGCACCTGCTGGAGCACTACGTGTCCTTCGAGGAGGTGCGCCACCAGACCTTCGACGGCCTCATCGTCACGGGCGCGCCGGTGGAGACGCTGCCTTTCGAGGAGGTGGACTACTGGCCGGAGCTCACGCAGATCCTGGACTGGGCGAGAACGAACGTCTTCTCCTGCCTCTTCATCTGCTGGGGCGCCCAGGCCGCCCTGCACCGCTACTACGGCATCCCCAAACATCCCCTGCCGGAGAAGATGTTCGGGGTCTTCCCCCACCATCTGCGGGTGGCCAACGAGCGGCTCGTGCAGGGCTTCGACGATGTGTTCTACGCGCCTCACTCGCGCCACACGGAGACCCGCCGGGCGGACATCCAGGCGGAGCCGCGTCTGGTGCTCCTGGCGGAGTCGGACGAGGCCGGGGTGTACCTGGTGCAGTCCGCGGACCGGCGGCTGGCCTTCGTCACGGGGCACTCGGAGTATGACCCCTGCACCCTGCAGGGCGAGTACGCCCGCGACCTCGGCAAGGGCCTGCCCATCGGCATCCCGCAGAACTACTTCCCGGAGGACGACCCCACCCGGCCACCCCAGGTCCGCTGGCGCGGGCACTCGAACCTGCTCTTCTCCAACTGGCTGAACTACTTCGTCTATCAGGAGACGCCCTTCGACCTGGGGCTTTCCGCGGTGGAAGGGGGGAAGGCATGA
- a CDS encoding aspartate kinase translates to MSLKVLKFGGSSVGSAEALRRAAGIVRDELPAGGLVVVSALRGTTDQILDACAAAGRGDLATAQTILAAIQARHQAVAEELGLTQAVAPAWPPLFTRLDQLLTGMAMLGETTARARDAALAVGETLSANLAALCFQGTFQDVRQVMQTDARFGKARPRLEALREAAAPWRQALAAGALWITQGFLGSSPEGVTTTLGRGGSDTSATLLGEALDAEEVQIWTDVDGVLTADPSLVKEARPIPQMSLGEAEALSAFGAKVLHADSLAPGGRAGFRLVVANTLRPGASRTEILPVPPARAAGAVTSVAYKEGISLLRFPASAGLEPPLEAARSLEEAGALRFGLISSPAGTLLAVRPETHAATEVLGTLAASGVPCESGWAVVALVGEGLRADPVAALRHLGELGQEPVGGLLTGSSTVSMAFLVPESRLGSLIPRLHSRCVLGY, encoded by the coding sequence ATGAGCCTGAAAGTCCTCAAGTTCGGCGGCAGCTCCGTGGGCAGCGCCGAGGCCCTGCGCCGAGCCGCCGGCATCGTCCGCGACGAGTTGCCTGCCGGGGGCCTGGTGGTGGTGTCCGCCCTGCGGGGCACCACGGACCAGATCCTCGATGCCTGCGCGGCGGCGGGCCGAGGCGACCTCGCCACGGCCCAGACGATCCTGGCCGCCATTCAGGCACGCCACCAGGCCGTGGCCGAGGAACTCGGCCTCACCCAGGCCGTGGCACCGGCCTGGCCCCCCCTCTTCACCAGGCTGGATCAGCTCCTGACGGGCATGGCCATGCTGGGTGAGACCACGGCCCGGGCCCGGGATGCCGCGCTGGCCGTGGGCGAGACCCTCTCCGCGAACCTCGCAGCCCTCTGCTTCCAGGGGACCTTCCAGGACGTGCGGCAGGTCATGCAGACCGACGCCCGCTTCGGCAAGGCCCGCCCCCGGCTGGAAGCCCTCCGCGAGGCCGCCGCCCCCTGGCGCCAGGCCCTGGCCGCGGGCGCCCTCTGGATCACCCAGGGCTTCCTGGGCTCCTCCCCCGAGGGTGTCACCACCACCCTGGGCCGGGGCGGCTCCGACACCAGCGCCACCCTGCTGGGCGAGGCCCTCGACGCGGAGGAGGTGCAGATCTGGACGGACGTGGACGGCGTCCTCACCGCCGACCCCAGCCTGGTGAAGGAGGCGCGCCCCATTCCCCAGATGAGCCTGGGCGAGGCCGAGGCCCTCAGCGCCTTCGGGGCCAAGGTCCTGCACGCGGACTCCCTGGCCCCCGGCGGGCGGGCGGGGTTCCGCCTGGTGGTGGCCAACACTCTGCGTCCTGGCGCCTCACGCACCGAAATCCTGCCGGTGCCGCCCGCTCGCGCCGCCGGTGCCGTCACCTCGGTGGCCTACAAGGAGGGCATCAGCCTCCTGCGCTTCCCGGCCTCGGCGGGCCTCGAGCCCCCGCTGGAGGCGGCCCGGAGCCTGGAGGAGGCCGGCGCCCTGCGCTTCGGCCTCATCTCCAGCCCCGCGGGTACCCTGCTGGCGGTACGCCCCGAGACCCACGCCGCCACCGAGGTGCTGGGCACTCTGGCGGCCTCGGGAGTGCCCTGCGAGTCCGGCTGGGCCGTGGTGGCCCTGGTGGGCGAGGGCCTGCGGGCCGACCCGGTGGCGGCCCTGCGACACCTGGGCGAGCTGGGCCAAGAGCCCGTGGGCGGACTGCTCACCGGCAGCAGCACGGTCTCCATGGCCTTCCTCGTTCCCGAGTCCCGGCTGGGCAGCCTCATCCCCCGCCTGCACTCCCGATGCGTGCTCGGCTACTAG
- a CDS encoding SDR family NAD(P)-dependent oxidoreductase, translated as MTRRILITGASRGIGRACALWLAQTEAAHLVLLGRDAQALASSAEAVRQAGGTAEVHAADVADRSALATLAGSVGRLDGLVAAAGISGMTPVDRDSDAFFDEILATDLTGPWNTVRAFLPAMGAGGRIVLVSSVLGRFGVPGYGAYCAAKHGLIGLAKALALELIDRGIVVNAVAPGWVDTDMAQTGIRQIAAATGQTEAQFRAQAEAAVPVKRFFQPEEIAQGIGWLLNPANTMQVGQCLNLDGGVVQS; from the coding sequence ATGACCCGACGCATCCTCATCACGGGCGCCTCGCGCGGCATCGGCCGGGCCTGCGCCCTGTGGCTGGCCCAGACTGAGGCCGCCCACCTGGTCCTCCTGGGCCGGGACGCCCAGGCCTTGGCAAGCTCGGCCGAGGCCGTCCGGCAGGCGGGAGGGACCGCCGAGGTCCATGCGGCGGATGTGGCCGACCGGTCCGCCCTTGCCACCCTCGCCGGATCGGTGGGCCGCCTGGACGGACTGGTGGCCGCAGCGGGCATCTCCGGCATGACCCCCGTGGACCGGGACTCGGATGCCTTCTTCGATGAGATCCTGGCCACGGACCTGACGGGCCCCTGGAACACGGTGCGGGCCTTCCTGCCGGCCATGGGTGCGGGCGGCCGCATCGTGCTGGTGTCCAGCGTGCTGGGCCGCTTCGGCGTGCCGGGCTACGGGGCCTACTGCGCCGCCAAGCACGGCCTCATCGGCCTGGCCAAGGCCCTGGCCCTGGAGCTCATCGACCGGGGCATCGTGGTGAACGCCGTGGCGCCGGGCTGGGTGGACACGGACATGGCCCAGACCGGCATCCGGCAGATCGCCGCGGCCACAGGCCAGACCGAGGCCCAGTTCCGGGCCCAGGCCGAGGCGGCCGTCCCCGTGAAGCGGTTCTTCCAGCCCGAGGAGATCGCCCAGGGCATCGGCTGGCTGCTCAATCCCGCGAACACCATGCAGGTGGGCCAGTGCCTGAACCTCGACGGGGGCGTGGTCCAGTCCTGA